Proteins encoded within one genomic window of Bacteroidales bacterium:
- a CDS encoding CoA transferase subunit B translates to MALDKNGIAQRIAQELKDGYYVNLGIGIPTLVANYIPEGMDVIFQSENGLLGIGPFPKKGQADPDLINAGKQTVTALNGASFFDSAESFAMIRGGHIDLTVLGAFEVSDKGDIASWKIPGKLIKGMGGAMDLVASAKNIIVAMTHTDRNGNSKLLKKCTLPLTGVSCVKQIITDMAVINVTKEGFVLKERAPEVTVEEIKNATEGNLIIPDIVPEMKF, encoded by the coding sequence ATGGCATTAGATAAAAACGGCATTGCCCAAAGAATAGCTCAAGAATTAAAAGACGGTTACTATGTTAACCTCGGTATTGGCATACCAACTTTAGTCGCAAATTATATACCCGAAGGGATGGATGTTATTTTCCAGTCAGAGAACGGCCTTTTAGGAATAGGTCCTTTTCCGAAGAAAGGCCAAGCAGACCCTGATTTGATCAATGCAGGAAAACAAACGGTAACAGCATTAAATGGTGCATCTTTTTTTGATTCAGCTGAAAGTTTTGCAATGATTAGAGGCGGTCATATCGACTTAACGGTATTAGGTGCATTTGAAGTTTCTGATAAAGGAGATATTGCCAGTTGGAAAATCCCCGGAAAACTTATAAAAGGTATGGGAGGAGCAATGGATTTGGTTGCTTCTGCAAAAAATATTATTGTTGCAATGACACATACTGACAGAAACGGAAATTCAAAACTACTTAAAAAATGCACATTACCATTAACAGGAGTTTCTTGTGTTAAACAGATAATAACTGATATGGCTGTAATTAATGTTACAAAAGAAGGTTTTGTATTGAAAGAAAGAGCTCCCGAAGTTACTGTCGAAGAAATAAAAAATGCAACAGAAGGTAATCTTATAATTCCTGATATTGTACCTGAAATGAAATTCTAA
- the lpxA gene encoding acyl-ACP--UDP-N-acetylglucosamine O-acyltransferase, with protein sequence MKRPLTNIHSDAKIADSAIIEPFASIHKDVIIGERTHIHSNVVIMAGAVIGNDVTIFPGAVISAMPQDLKYKGEKTGVEIGDGTIIREFVTVNRGTAAKMKTIVGKKCLLMAYSHVAHDCILGNNIILANTVQLAGEVEVDDFAILGGGTLVHQFTRIGTQAMTQGGLLLGKDIPPFVKAAREPASFAGVNSIGLRRSGYSNEKINHIQDIYRLIFSSGLNNKDAVIKLENDIEESEEKQIILTFIKASNRGIIPSYNSGK encoded by the coding sequence ATGAAAAGACCTTTGACCAATATTCATTCTGATGCAAAAATCGCAGATAGTGCAATAATTGAACCTTTTGCAAGTATTCATAAGGATGTAATTATTGGAGAGCGTACACATATTCATTCTAATGTTGTAATAATGGCCGGTGCTGTAATCGGAAATGATGTAACAATTTTTCCCGGTGCAGTAATTTCAGCTATGCCCCAAGATCTTAAATACAAAGGTGAAAAAACCGGAGTAGAGATTGGAGACGGAACAATTATCAGGGAATTTGTTACTGTTAACAGAGGTACTGCAGCAAAGATGAAGACCATTGTAGGAAAGAAGTGTTTGTTAATGGCATATTCCCATGTTGCACATGATTGTATTCTCGGGAACAACATAATTCTGGCAAATACAGTTCAATTAGCCGGCGAAGTTGAAGTTGATGATTTTGCAATTCTCGGCGGCGGAACATTAGTTCATCAATTTACTCGTATCGGTACACAAGCAATGACTCAAGGAGGTTTGTTATTGGGTAAAGATATTCCTCCGTTTGTAAAAGCTGCCAGAGAACCTGCTTCTTTTGCAGGAGTAAATTCAATTGGGCTCAGAAGAAGTGGCTATTCCAACGAAAAAATAAATCATATACAAGATATTTACAGACTAATTTTCAGCAGTGGTTTAAATAATAAAGATGCTGTAATAAAGTTGGAAAATGATATTGAAGAATCAGAAGAGAAACAAATTATTCTCACATTTATAAAAGCCTCAAACCGAGGAATTATTCCGAGTTATAATTCAGGGAAGTAA